The DNA window TAGACAAAGTTCCTCTTGatactacctacagtacatctgcatCTGCTGGTAGTAATTGCTGTTGAGACACAACCCctcttttttgcttttactCATTTAATCCCAGTGGAGGCAAGGAACTTTAAATAAGTGAGTTACTCAGGAGTCCCCTCACTAcgacttgtttttaaatttcctttaaaacaagaaaacaaggaaagccatatttttagatttattggtttattttttccattcttgGAATGTCCATTtactcattcatttttttttccaaggtcTTACCCATGGAATAGATGCAGTCATCTAGAATGCACATCAGGTAACTTTACAGATGAAAACGGGAATGTCTTGCACCTTGATGGTTGCattgtgtccttccagtcagGAGAACTGGGAATGAGAGTAACCCTTTTTATAATTTCTGCAGCAATGTTGTCTTTATAATGTCACTTTGAagtgtaatggaaaatgaaactgTCACTAAAGCGACCACTAGGCCAGCtggagagaaagaaaataaagctcTTTTCAAGCACTGGAGTTTTCCCCTAATGACTGCCTGTGTGGAAGTAATAATATTGTATGTTGTGCCTGTTCTCCTTCTACTTCCTGTCTCCTTAGTATGAGTGCATGTGTTTAATCCCCCAGATCTGGACATTCTGTTGGCTTTATAAACTCAGTTCATTCTATGTAATGCATTGTAGATATCTGatgatttttaatataaatgttttcttctcagtttaatatctgatacatcTCCAATACAAATGGTGGTGCACAACAGTGTGAAACACTTCTGTAAGCAGGGCAGCTGATAATTGTTTGCAGTGCATCTTATTTGATTTTTGGTTGCAGCAAGGacattttttctcttgaattttgtctcACAACCCCCCAAAGGCTTTATTATGTATTTTGATTACTTGCTCTGACATGAggagacaaaaacaaaagacaaatatttacaatgcttttgggttttgtgagttgcatttattaattttacatttctaaaataattttaattttatgtttaaatgggtctgtttaaaacagaacaaaaactgTCTCCTTCATAGCACagcatttagtttttatttcagcACCACACGTTAGAGAGTTCTGTGAAGTAATATTCACAGatatacaaactgtacattAATTACAGTATTGGCACATTCATCTATAGTATGTGCAATTATCTATACAGCTTTGCAAGCAACCActaaaatgatattaaaatgtttcaaaaggtGCACACTGTATctcaacaatatacagtagctgcaaatTGCAATGTTAATAATTTACAAATGTTGAACTAAATGAAGTTCAAActtgtatctgctttcaatacaACTAACAGTACGTGACATATAAATTGAAATCACTActgaaaatttatatttttgttattttttttttagtttaaagcCAAtagatataatatatttttataattaaaatttaaattaaaagtatttGATTTCTTATtactatttataaataattactagtaattatgtatactgtatgtaattaacataatgataattattttcatgttatTCAATATTGTGACATATCTCATTTGGAGTTTTAACAAATCTAACAAATGTGTTAACAATATCCTGTCTCATTAATgtaatcattgtatttaatgaaattgtTTCCCACAAGTATGCACACGGTATGATTTGTACAGGAAAGCACTAATGGTTTAATAAACATGTAATACTGCACCAATTTGTCTGACAATCACAAGCAGCTGTGGTACTTTAAGGATTCACTGAGTCACTTGGCAGTTTACCAGAGTTGTGCAATCCTGCATCAGattattagaaaatataaaatgattCACTGTTGTCCATGGTAAAAGGTGCCTTCCACTGTATACCAGCTGACACATGGCTCATTCTAGATGGATGCATGTATACGTCAATGAGAGAAATGTTGTTATATTCAGTGACTTCAAGAAATCTGATTATTTTAGCATGTTCACAGACATGCTCTGTAAGTGTGGTGCTGGTACCCCCAGAATAGGAAATATAGGTTAGCCAGTACACTACAACTTGACAGTTTTCAAGATATCGGggtatacaaaagaaaaaagtaaaacctTACATGGGATAATCTGGTATTTATTGGTCAGTGCTGCTAGTCTGCAATACAAATTGCTGCACTATATGTCATTTAGGAATTTGATGAAAAAAGTCCCCACACTTTTTCATTGAATTTGTTTTGGAACTAAAGAATATTGGGAAAAGCAAAATCtaacatttttcttcatttttcagaCTTTTTCTTGTAGACAATGGTGTTAAGTTCCAACACTGAAACTCAGTTATTATTACCATGTAATGTTTTGCTGATGCAGCCAATGTATCAAAGTGTGATCACTAACTTTAAATACAGTGTGTGGAAAAAAATCTTCACTaaagcacattttgtttttggacattttgttttgaaaagagtgggtgaggctatccatccatttctatttattttcatgGGTTAtaggtacagtactttaaatatACATACAAGTGTTTAAACTATTTGCTGGGCATGTACTTAATTCCTAGAGGGATATTAATTCCCCTAAACCATTTTGCTTTAAGTTGTATTATTTAGGAACATAACCAGAACTTACGGTGGGATCTTCTGAATTTTAGCTGCAAGTGAAACATACAGTCAATCTAACTTATAGTCCCTAACATGACTCTATTTCATTAATTCCTATGGCAAGAGCCTGCCACTTTAAGTCACAAGGGCAATTTATTAGAGTTTAATTAAACTCTTATGGTCTAGAAACCTCAATATTTATATTGTTACTTTGGTGAAAAAtaattctatatactgtataccatttCGTTGAGTTCCAACACTTCAGGTCCCTAgcccctacagtatgtataacatGGTTCAAATATATTCTCCATAGTGTAATGCCTGTAATTTTTGGGGGATACCTGAAAGGTTTACAGGTATTACAATGGACAACCAAAAATATGACTATTCAGATATTCAcaattacagtaggtgttacTTGAGAACTCTTGGTTGCAGCATTGCAGAACTTTGAAATAACGCACTTGAAAAgtgaatattaataatatttcacATAACCACCCTGCAAATCTTACAGATTTTAAAGATATGTACCTGTAACAACATGTACAGAAGTGTGAATAAACGTAAGGTGCACAATAAAATGTTGTCCTTCCTTGAATTCAAAATAGAAAAGCCAAAAAATATGTCTTTTAGACTTTTACATTTCCTATAACTATTATAGTTTTATATAGTTCATACAAATAATGTGAGTACCAAAATAACTCTGTGTACTGGAGGTTGCCACTTGGGATGGTATTTTCCATAATTAGATTggtattaaaaacagcaaaagaagaGTTAAACCAAAATCACCTGACATATGGTAAAATAATCTTATTCAGAGAGCCAAATAACACAGACATCACTATATTACTTTTATGGCCATCATTCAATACAATATGAAAATATTGTATTGAACTTAAAATCCGTTTTAAGTTAGTGTTCTATGTATTATTATGATCTTAATAAATTGGTCATGCTGTGACTGCGTTATATCAAgacaataaaaaatgtgttcACCAAATTTTCCTGACACTTATTTTCATTACTCTTAAACTGTATGGTCTTgctttaatttcagtttaaaCATTGAAAATATGGTTAAAAATCAATAGAGTTCATGTTTCCAAACATGACTACAAATGCTTCTGTTGAAAAATAATTGTACTGGTAAAAGCTTATTATTTGTGGGAAAACAAATGCATCGTAGGTTAAAGgcactttttttcttcataattcAATAGAACGATCTTTAGTGACATTTACCACATTTATGCAAACTGACACTTCATTTTCTTGGAAATGTTTCCCTTCATGAATAATCTGTCAAGAAGACAATAACAACTAACATGATGGTCAGCAGAGAAAGCAGATGGCTGTGTGGACCTACATTATGCCCTAGTTTAGGATGATTGATTTTGAATACCTTTGTTGTATCACAATACCCTTCACATGGCCATAtcaacagacatactgtaaatactgtataacttaGAGAGAACTCTAACTTACATTTTagcaagatgtacagtataattctaCAGTACTATTATGTAATCACTTAACACCTGatttaatataatgtaattcTTGCCAATTGTGTGTCATTTAGCTTGATATCTGCTTACATTTAAGCTATAAAAAACAGTACATGAAAAGTTTAACATACTAATGTTCACCATCAATAGTTCTGTTTGATATCTGCTGCCAAGATTTATGTACTATAGTAGATAGGTTACCACAAAATAGAATaaacaaattatataaaaaactgGATTGGGTTAGTCATTCCCTGACCAGgaaattaacaaattaacaaatctaccaaaataaaactttagTCAACTTCTTTGAAGACACACTGATTCTGAATATGTCAgagtaataattaaaaacaacatttaagtgCTCCACAGAAGTGAGTTCCATCAGTTTGTGCAGTATTTGTGAgtcatattttaattcttatGTGACAGTAAGCTATATATTGCTTCTAAACataatttagtatttttattatCCCTTGCAGTATTTTCTGTTGCCATTTTGTCTACTTGTCATTTTAAAAGTAGGAGGCTAATCTCACTGCCTTctgtttattaattatttgcaAACCTGAAAAATATTCTTCACTTAAATGTTATGTCAAAAAAGATTTAGTACTGTAACTTTAAACATTATCTAAATCGTTTATGGCAGCCAAGTGGAAGGCAGGCTCAACCCTCCCTGGCAGTGCAAGATCCATTTTCATTCTAAGGCTATTGACAAATTCCTGGATAAGTTGCACAAATTAAACTAAACACTTAGCTGTTAAAGTGAATACTTACATACTCTTGCATCACTCAGATGACAGGCTTAGTAATAGATTAATCAAGTATTCTGTGCCCAAGGACTTTCAAGAGAGCTTCATAGTGTGTGTGTTGATGAAACACAGGCACATGTCCACTTATCAGACAAATGGTCCGCTTTGAATTGGGATAACAGCCTCCAAAGAGCTGGATTACTAATTCTACTGCTTACTAAATCATACACAATATATCCTTACCTTCTCATGCTACCATGCCTTGAGCAACCAAGAAAGCATTCAGATTATGTGCATTTGTAAGATGGGacttatttaattttcagatcTGATGAATAGTGCAATAATTCTGAATATCCATTGTTTCCTGCCTAGGGTTTACAGTTAGGTGGAAAACCATATCAACACTTACATGAGAGTGTACATAAGAATGTAAActgtccttttaaaataaaaggacaGCAAACACATCTAGTGcatttgttattttgaaatagtcTTTCTTGTATTCCTCAGTTTTGATTGGCAATTGTCAAGCAACTTGACTTATAACTACATTTTACTACTTAAAAAGTGAAAGATAAAGAAAGGAAGTACTGCATATTCTATGAGAAACTCACTGTTGAACTATCTGCCATTTTCACACTCTGATTACAGCTGAGTTTGTACTAAATGGTGGCTCGGTTCAGCTTTCACAGGCAACACAGCAAGTCACAGGGTTTAATGTCACACGGCTGGAGGTAATGACATAAGGCAGGCTTGAACCAGCAAAAACAGTATCTAAATTAAAGGGCTCAACTTGTGCTCTATTTACACTTTTACCGGTGTATTCACTTGAGAGGCCCATAATTCACCTTTCTAGTGATGATgactatattatatatactgtattaaatatgCAAATTCTAGATTCCAAAAGTTcctaatatatttttcattttatcccTCATTACAATGTCTGAATTTTACATGTTAattcatacattttaataaaatgaaatgtcattctttatttttgtatctgcctactatttacagtacatgatttcATGTTGCttcgtgtgtttgtgtgttgctATTATGTTAAAATTTTGGGACTGAAGTTAAAGATTTCCCCCCCAAAATTCCctgctggaaaataaaaatttaaagatTTGAAGAATTCCCATTTAAATTGCCCTTTCTTTTagagaaagacaaaaatgtaaatattcatACTCAATTAAACACAGTGATGAAATGCACtctgaaatgaaataataagataataagTAAGGGGGCAGGTAATTCTGGACCATGGGCATACAGTAGAATATATtaagaaataatatattaataataataataataataataataataataataattttctagATTGTAGTTCTAGATGTAATTGTAGGTGTTCTTGGAGAGGTCGTAATCTTACTCATTTAAGTCTCTGTAAATGTAACTGTGTTAGCAGCATGGCATGTACCTAAAAAGAACTATTTCTGTAATTTGATAGCATCTCTAGCtcactttttaaagaaagcttACTCCAGAATGCACAATGACAGAcaattgtgtttaaaaaaactattataTGGATTTTTATGATTACTTTCTGGTACAAGCCATGCatttctttgtatttattttgtagcaTGCATGAGAAATATCTAtttcaacacatactgtaaacatgttctctgattttgttttaaaattgaacAGGTAAGGTGGTATACAGCAGTAGGAtcaattctaaaaaaatagcaatgctgaaaatcattttatttcactATCTTGCTCAACatcactttaattaatgtcatATAGTCTAGCAGGAGATGTTCTATCTCCAAAGAATGGTAACATGTGATTTCATATTTTCTCCTGCCAGACAAAAGAAACACATAGGACTTTtatactgcatgttttttttcctcttaataTCCATGTTCAGTTATAGTCCCTTGACAGTCAGGAGCTGTAGCTTTCAAAGGTTTCAGATAagtatttaaagcaaaaaaataagatatccgatatttaaaactatattttaatattgttttaaattttcatattttgaaatactttttttacttttatgtgAGTAAAACACTAGTTGCTATAAAAGTAAGAAAgtttcaaatgagaggaggttGAAATCTTGCTCAAATCTTGCTCATTTGGTATTTACTGTAAGTGACTATACAGTTTAGTATTGAGTGAGTATTAATACTTTAGTATAAAAGGTTTGTCTACTTTTTGAAGGAGGCCATGGTTTACAACTCAACCAGGAGAGTTTTGTTATAATGAATATTAATCTTGGTACTGGAACATTAATGCCAGCGTAGCCACAAACTGGCTGCAGTGTTACTGTGGGCTGGTTAATGATACACCTTTATAGTGGGTGACAAGCAGCCTAAAGGCAATACTATAAAAGATGCTCTATACCACGTTGCAGCTATTTTGGAGAACTTTCTTTGccttgagaaaaaaacaatttgtttctttttttcagacaatgtcACAATTAAGCACTTTACATATTTCATAAACAATAAGAGAATCCcttaatggagtttataacgagTGCAGGAaggatgacaacagccaagttcaaaCAGCCTCAGCTGCCCTGAATCATAATCATTCCTTAATGTCATTACCTCACCTTAGAAATGATAAATACCATACATATATGCCTTTTCTTTCCTCACATTTGTCTTTTGCACCCCTCTTCCACTCCATATCCACCTTTGCAGGCCCTTTTGGGTCACATCTCACGCCACATGGGAGTCTTAGTCTCCACTTCCTGCGGCCAGGCCAATATTTACTTTGACTAAAACactcaataaacattttaattacattgaATTCTTGGGTGTTGTGAATCCTAATGAATAATAGCTTGTCACAGTACTAAAATAAAGCTGTGcttaatattataattatatttataatgtactgtatttgtagcaAACCATTCTAAAATGTGGATCAGCCAAGTTAACAGAATGTCATGTGGAAAATGGCTAAGTATTGCATTGCATGTGGCCTTGGTAGTGAGGTGCTGGGTATAAATATTCAACAAATAGTCAAGTTATGGTGAATCAAGCCTCACAAGAGATAGTAAAGGAAAGATATTCCATTGATGACAGAGCATAAAACTATGGTAGAGACTCTTTTGTAGTGGACAAACCAGAAGGAACTTGCTTGGGCCACTTGCTGtcaaaagcatatactgtacatacacacagacacataagCTACTATGTTCCCCACCACACTGGCTGCAAGTGTGACACAATCACAgggaataaagaaagaaaatcccTCCTGTGTGCGTCTCTTCAAAGACTTCATCCCAGTTTCCTCACTTTCTTACTCATCTTCCATTCATAGTTTTATGAGTAAAGtctttacattatttttgacaaatactatatatacaggtatttcatttgttttatactgaaatacaaacactgtttgtCATTTCAGTCAGCCCTATTTTCCCTTAAAATGTGTGTTGTATTTAGTAGCACAGAAGCACTTCCTTTTTTCAAGTTTGAAGACTTTTTAGTTATGTTCTTTACAGTTTCTGAGAAAGTTGTCAAtatgcatgtttgtgtgtgtgtttctctgtttgtctctgtgtgccTATGTGaattttaatggcaaataatATGAATATGAGCAACAGTTCAGTTCTGTACCTAGTTAACTATATATATGCTTTAGTTTGCTTAATTTGTTAacatgtatgttttattttctgtgctttgtgtTTGTATATGGTCAGGTATGGCATGCAGATAACTTCTCTGAGATAACTTCTCATCTCTCccttattcagtgctttttctgtccatctgcaaacttaatatCTAAAAACGCAATTGTTTTCTTCACATGACATATAAGAAATTACCAACTCTTGTCTTCTCGCTTGGTTGCAGTTGCATTTGTGTAAAGTGCTACAATAAGATTTGTTAACATAGAAAAgtaattgaaaaaagaaaaaaaaacttttttttttcatctggcTGCTCCAATATTCTTGTACTGACAGAGAAGGAGGTGTTTGAATGTCTTTTTGAAGGTGGCATTACAGAGAGCATAGCAAGCAGGGTTGATGGTGCTATTGATGTAGCAGAGCCAGTAGCCAATAGTCCAGACAGTGTTAGGAACACAGCTGGAGCAGAAAGTGTTGATGAGAACCATGACATTGTAGGGAGTCCAGGTCACAATAAAAGCCAATAGAATGGCAAGGATTGTCCGAGTAACCTTTTTTTCCCGTGATGGGggtgttttcttcttctttgggGGTTGCTTTGTCATCTTCACAATTTTACGAGCTACTAGGTTCTGCTTCTCCACACCTGGGATAATTTCAACTGTAGTGTTGGATGTGGCATAGCAGTCTCCCTTTGGGGATTTTGTCACAATTTTGATACAAGTGAGTTTGGATCCTTCAGCCTTGGCACGATGGCGGGCAGGGGCTTGGCTGGGTGTTGTACCCAAATCCTTAGCAGGCAACACTGACTCCTCATCCTTCAGGTTGGAAGCCACAGCACTAACTGAGGTGGAATCATTGGAGCTCTCCTTCTCTTCCCCTTGGCCACAGGTCTCCATACCTCCATCTTCTCCTGTTGTAGAAGGGGCTTTACCATTTTGAAGCTTTCCGTCATGTTGGTTGGCCAGGTGttgattctgattctgattcaGGACCTGCTCCCTTTCTACTTCCTCTGCATTCACATTATTGTTGTTGGGTTTGACAATTTGTCCCCGCACCAAACTTGGGGAGAAAGCCTCCTGGTTGCCAGAAGGTTTCCTATGATCCTTCTTTATGCGGCTTTTGCTGGCCATGGAGATCTGCCAGTAGAGAACCATCATAATGATGACAGGCAGGTAAAAAGCTGCGATGGCTGTGCCGAAGGTGACTGCAGCATTGGAGAAAAATTGGATGTAACACTCTCTTTCAGGTACAGTTCGCCCCCCAACTATGAATTGCCAGAACAGAATAGCTGGAGCCCAGAGGATAAAAGACAGGACCCAGGCTGCAGCAATCATCATACCAGCCATCTTTGTGGTTCTCTTAACTGGGTAGCTGAGAGGCTTAGTGACACAAAAATAGCGGTCAAAACTGATGATGAGCAGGTTCATTACTGAGGCATTGCTGACCACGTAATCGAGGGCTAACCACAGATCACAGACAACAGGCCCAAGGGGCCAGTAGCCAATGACAGTGTATACTGTGTACAGATTCATGGAACAAACCCCAATGATAAGGTCAGCACAAGCCAGACTGAAGAGGAAGTAGTTGTTGACAGTTTGCAAGTTCCTGTTTACCTTAATGGAAACCATGACCAGGATATTCCCAATAACTGTGACCAGACTAAGTGATCCTGCCACgagaacaataaaaacaacctCCACTGTCTTGTAGGGGCTTTCTGGAAGTATGAAACCTGTGTCATTGCCTTGAGAGGCATTTGTGTATGTATAGTTGGCCATTTGGAATCCCTTCTGCTTTCACTTAGTCTCCTGCTGTCAGCTGGGACAGAGTTTTGGAGCCACCTACACCTAggtagaaaaagagaaaatgacatatgtttagatattgaTCAGAGTACCAGATGTTACGCTTGTCTTCATATTGTCTTCTGACTAATCATGTAAGGGCTAAAATATACACTATGTAAAGATGCTCTCAATCATTGAAAGATATAGTATAATAATGTAAAGTAGAGTAAGACTAAAGATAATAAAGTACCACAGTACTATGAAGTACTATGATAGacttattttatgtaatattctctattctcatgcaggttttgacttcacacctttctccaCCCATTTCCACTTGCtcttcctgagtggcctctcaaTCCTCCTCCACTTTCACAGCTTTTATTCTCCTGTGCTATTAAATCTTTGCCGTctaccctgtctttctcacacctgaaaaagacttcacggccaaaacgttgtttcctttcttttcttttcagcgtggaataaacccgttacctgttcctatgcagcctatgcatgcctatgcagctacctacttgaagtACAGATTAGGTGTATCTATAGATTAGGTGAAACTACTATGTAGCAAGGTGCTCATTGGTGTctcttgccagcagccatatcaccctgtacctcacaactggcaacctactgaagctaagcaggtgtgagcctggtgagtacctggatgggagacctctagtCTAGTATAGttaaagtgtacagtatatacagtacaagtaatAGCTATCTGAATGTCCCCCACTGTTGTTCTAGATGTAACTGTTTTGACTTCTTTTAAGGGTGcagatgagatgttaactcTTTTGAAGATAATCTTACGGTGAAACCGCAGGCCTCCTAAAATCCTGTACTAGAAACTGCAGTCAATGTATATGTTGTGTCATATTCTTTGGAAAATGTtatattcaattaaaatataaattaggcACAAATGTGTGTACTTGTCATTTTATACttatataatacatatttaGGCTCACTCTACTTATATTTTTGAAACATCAGTCCTGCCACTACTGCACTCCACATTTTCACAAACTGGAACAAATTCACATCTCTAATATGCTTTGTTACATTTGAACATAAATTACACAATCACAGAGCTCACAATCACAAtcatgagcctggccagtacctggatgggagacctcctagtaaaaactaaggttgctgctggaagaggtgttagtggggccagcaaggggtGCTCAACTTGTCGTccctgtgggtcctaatgccccagtctagtgatggggacactatactgtaaacaggcgctgtccttcggatgggatgtaaaaccgaggtcctgactctctgtggtcatttaaaatcccagggcatttcttgaaaagagtaggggtgtaaccccagcgtcctggccaaatttcccattggtccttaccaatcatggccttctaaaaATCcctctctatgaattggcttcattactctgctctcctccccactgatagatgatgtgtggtgagcgttccggcgcattatggctgccgtcgcatcatccaggtggatgccgcacattggtggtggtggaggggagtccccattacctgtaaggcactttgaatggagtgtccagaaaagcgctatataagtataagctattattattattattattattattattatcatcatcatataGTATAATGTTCATATAG is part of the Lepisosteus oculatus isolate fLepOcu1 chromosome 7, fLepOcu1.hap2, whole genome shotgun sequence genome and encodes:
- the chrm2a gene encoding muscarinic acetylcholine receptor M2a, whose translation is MANYTYTNASQGNDTGFILPESPYKTVEVVFIVLVAGSLSLVTVIGNILVMVSIKVNRNLQTVNNYFLFSLACADLIIGVCSMNLYTVYTVIGYWPLGPVVCDLWLALDYVVSNASVMNLLIISFDRYFCVTKPLSYPVKRTTKMAGMMIAAAWVLSFILWAPAILFWQFIVGGRTVPERECYIQFFSNAAVTFGTAIAAFYLPVIIMMVLYWQISMASKSRIKKDHRKPSGNQEAFSPSLVRGQIVKPNNNNVNAEEVEREQVLNQNQNQHLANQHDGKLQNGKAPSTTGEDGGMETCGQGEEKESSNDSTSVSAVASNLKDEESVLPAKDLGTTPSQAPARHRAKAEGSKLTCIKIVTKSPKGDCYATSNTTVEIIPGVEKQNLVARKIVKMTKQPPKKKKTPPSREKKVTRTILAILLAFIVTWTPYNVMVLINTFCSSCVPNTVWTIGYWLCYINSTINPACYALCNATFKKTFKHLLLCQYKNIGAAR